From Punica granatum isolate Tunisia-2019 chromosome 1, ASM765513v2, whole genome shotgun sequence:
CCAAGAAGTCCTCGAAGCCTAAGCCTAAGCCCAAGCCCGCTGCCCCCTTCCCTCCCTTGAAGCCTGCCCCGTATAATTCCTCCGCCAGCTTCAGTTGCCGTGCTTCAACGGACTCGGTCTGGACCAGGACCGAGGACGCCAACGCCTCCCCTGACTCCATCTTCGATAGCAGCTCCCCTGAGTTCAGGCTCGACCGGGTCCTCACACCCAAATCGCTTGGTAGCTGTGGCTCCAAGATCGATCCTGTCGCcggtgatcctgacattatcATTCACGTGGATGAGAATTCTTTCGTCAGGAAACCTGCCAAGAGGCTGATGGGGCATCATAATTTCGACTCCTTGCCGAACGTCGAGCTGCCACCGATAGTAACCAAGCCTGCCAAGCCCAAACAGAATTACGGTGTCGATCACGTCCAAGTCATCGAAGACGACCGGTATACCAAGAAACCCATTAGGAAGGTCAGGGAGAACATTAGCAGTAGGAAAAGTGTTAGCAGAAGGTGCTCCATCAGCTCCTCCCCGAGGGTGAGGCTCAAGATAAATTCTCCAAGGCTTCCTAGCCGGAGAGCAGGTCAGGCTCGAAGGACAGTCAGTGGCGGGTCGGACTCCTCCTCGGCAGGAAGAAGGAAGCTGTCGGATAGCTTCGCAATCATGAAGTCGTCATTCGACCCTCAGAGGGATTTCAGGGAGTCGATGGTGGAGATGATAGTGGAGCACAACATCAAGGCCTCCAAGGACCTCGAGGAGCTCCTCGCGTGCTACCTGTCCTTAAACTCGGACGAGTATCACGAGCTCATCATCGAGGTGTTCAAGCAAATCTGGCTCGATCTCACCGACATTGATTCACTCCAAGTCGTTAATCAGTAGTGCCTCACCGAATCAA
This genomic window contains:
- the LOC116193152 gene encoding transcription repressor OFP1-like, producing the protein MGNPKFKLSDIVPHAWFYKLKDMNRTTSSGSVHPNKKNNMNGSLPSSNSKKLAHQQPGHLTGSTTTAASLPPLKPRKSYYFPRDLSPGLRDPPQRSSKQGRTPKKSSKPKPKPKPAAPFPPLKPAPYNSSASFSCRASTDSVWTRTEDANASPDSIFDSSSPEFRLDRVLTPKSLGSCGSKIDPVAGDPDIIIHVDENSFVRKPAKRLMGHHNFDSLPNVELPPIVTKPAKPKQNYGVDHVQVIEDDRYTKKPIRKVRENISSRKSVSRRCSISSSPRVRLKINSPRLPSRRAGQARRTVSGGSDSSSAGRRKLSDSFAIMKSSFDPQRDFRESMVEMIVEHNIKASKDLEELLACYLSLNSDEYHELIIEVFKQIWLDLTDIDSLQVVNQ